In a single window of the Phycisphaerales bacterium genome:
- the tsf gene encoding translation elongation factor Ts translates to MSISAAQVKALREKTDLPMMDCKQALEEAHGDEAKAIEILRKKGHGQAAKRADKATAEGRITFALDPAGGRVAAVELLCETEPVSGTEDFVKLGKAAAEAALKLDQPTADDLLKQASPILGGATIGDALTDAVNRIRENLKFGRIVVLSGHIGHYLHFNSKTAALVQFSGPCPASVGADVCMHIVAMSPPYLKREDVPAHMVEQEQSIAREQVKDKPPQIIEKIVAGKLDRWYSEMTLLEQPFVKDDKKTVGQYVREHGAGLTVTSFVRLAVGTA, encoded by the coding sequence ATGTCAATCTCCGCCGCGCAGGTGAAGGCCCTCCGTGAGAAGACCGACCTGCCGATGATGGACTGCAAGCAGGCGTTGGAGGAGGCGCATGGCGACGAAGCCAAGGCCATCGAGATCCTCCGCAAGAAGGGCCATGGCCAGGCCGCCAAGCGCGCCGACAAGGCCACGGCGGAAGGTCGCATCACGTTCGCGCTCGACCCGGCGGGGGGGCGCGTGGCGGCGGTGGAGTTGCTCTGCGAGACGGAGCCGGTCTCCGGGACCGAGGACTTTGTGAAACTCGGCAAGGCCGCCGCGGAGGCCGCCTTGAAGCTCGACCAGCCGACCGCCGACGACCTGCTCAAGCAGGCGTCGCCGATCCTTGGAGGTGCGACCATCGGTGACGCTCTGACCGATGCGGTCAACCGTATTCGCGAAAACCTGAAGTTCGGGCGGATCGTGGTCCTGAGCGGCCACATCGGTCATTACCTGCACTTCAACTCGAAGACGGCCGCGCTCGTGCAGTTCAGCGGTCCGTGTCCGGCCAGCGTCGGTGCGGACGTGTGCATGCACATCGTGGCGATGTCACCGCCGTACCTGAAGCGTGAAGACGTGCCAGCCCACATGGTGGAGCAGGAACAGAGCATCGCGCGCGAGCAGGTGAAAGACAAGCCGCCGCAGATCATCGAGAAGATCGTCGCCGGCAAACTGGACCGCTGGTACTCCGAGATGACGCTGCTGGAGCAGCCGTTTGTGAAGGACGACAAAAAGACCGTCGGGCAATACGTGCGTGAGCACGGGGCGGGCCTGACGGTGACGAGCTTCGTGCGCCTGGCGGTCGGCACGGCGTAA
- the rpsB gene encoding 30S ribosomal protein S2: MSAAPLVRELLDAGIHFGHRCSRWNPRMLPYIYGKRNGIHIIDIRETLRGLLRAKRFIGQVVSRGGDVLFVGTKRQARELVQRHTERCGMHYVTERWLGGTLTNFRTIRSRLERLEFLEQLVVSPDWETGYSKKMKATLSRELVKIRRNLDGIRRMSRLPGVLVLVDVKKEINAVREARAMKIPTVCLVDTDSNPTDADILIPGNDDAMRAIELIVRELADAVEEGKRARPEPAEIAPVEGRGGEFARRPRRGREHTPSEGPAPVPAPVPAAVAVAPAALPETAAPESPSA; encoded by the coding sequence TTGTCTGCTGCGCCCCTCGTCCGAGAGCTGCTCGACGCCGGCATCCACTTCGGCCATCGCTGCAGTCGCTGGAACCCTCGCATGCTGCCGTACATCTACGGCAAGCGCAACGGCATCCACATCATCGACATCCGTGAGACGCTGCGCGGCCTGCTGCGGGCCAAGCGTTTCATTGGACAGGTTGTGTCACGCGGCGGTGACGTGCTCTTCGTGGGCACCAAGCGCCAGGCCCGCGAACTGGTGCAGCGCCACACGGAACGCTGTGGCATGCATTACGTCACCGAGCGCTGGCTCGGTGGAACGCTCACCAACTTCCGGACCATTCGCTCGCGGCTGGAGCGGCTCGAGTTCCTCGAGCAGCTTGTTGTCAGCCCCGATTGGGAAACCGGCTATTCGAAGAAGATGAAAGCAACCCTGTCGCGCGAGCTCGTCAAGATTCGCCGTAACCTCGATGGCATCCGCCGCATGAGCCGCCTGCCCGGCGTCCTTGTGCTGGTCGATGTCAAAAAGGAAATCAACGCTGTCCGCGAAGCCCGCGCGATGAAGATTCCGACGGTCTGCCTGGTCGATACCGACAGCAACCCGACCGATGCGGACATCCTCATCCCCGGCAACGACGACGCCATGCGCGCCATCGAACTCATCGTGCGCGAGCTGGCCGACGCCGTTGAAGAAGGCAAGCGCGCCCGGCCCGAGCCCGCGGAGATCGCCCCGGTGGAGGGGCGTGGTGGGGAGTTCGCCCGCCGGCCGCGCCGCGGTCGCGAGCACACCCCCAGCGAGGGGCCGGCGCCCGTGCCGGCGCCCGTGCCGGCGGCCGTCGCCGTCGCACCGGCTGCGCTGCCAGAAACTGCTGCCCCCGAATCGCCCTCGGCCTGA
- a CDS encoding DUF3553 domain-containing protein, whose product MAELPISDDLVGTRVVNPVRPEWGAGTVLRVQAVDLGGQPAHRVSVQFATGHRTMMVPPGRLMLPTAEPTRAAGWLDQLGKSTLDHQLRALPERVREFLGTSAQRLVVLAPLYECDGSATALLRWARSQTGVADPLTIWSRDELREAFAAFQRQRDVAARDAVQRVRATAGGRGLRDALAEVPEPARGIFTVWAGLSQERDEDDPFTVPRR is encoded by the coding sequence ATGGCGGAACTGCCGATTTCGGATGATCTCGTGGGGACACGCGTGGTGAACCCGGTGCGGCCGGAGTGGGGCGCCGGCACGGTGTTGCGCGTACAGGCCGTTGACCTGGGAGGGCAACCGGCACACCGCGTCTCGGTGCAGTTCGCCACGGGGCATCGGACGATGATGGTGCCCCCGGGGCGATTGATGTTGCCAACCGCAGAGCCGACGCGGGCTGCGGGCTGGCTGGATCAACTGGGAAAATCGACACTCGACCACCAGCTTCGGGCCTTGCCGGAGCGAGTGCGGGAGTTCCTGGGAACATCGGCACAACGGTTGGTCGTGCTGGCACCGCTGTACGAGTGCGACGGATCGGCCACGGCCCTGCTGCGGTGGGCCCGTAGCCAGACGGGCGTCGCCGATCCGCTGACGATCTGGTCACGAGACGAGTTACGGGAGGCGTTCGCGGCATTCCAGCGGCAACGGGACGTGGCGGCGCGCGATGCGGTACAACGGGTGCGTGCGACGGCCGGTGGACGCGGTCTGCGCGATGCGCTGGCGGAGGTGCCGGAACCGGCCCGGGGTATCTTCACTGTGTGGGCCGGGCTCTCACAGGAACGCGATGAAGACGATCCCTTTACCGTCCCGCGACGGTAA
- a CDS encoding tetratricopeptide repeat protein, which yields MRKHTRWWSRALIVFVGWFAGGAYAAPPTAEQLEQLGKLFERIGSGRGTVSLEDGRAALEQVQRLDLSVDELSVAERSRLLRVHIYAALAVGDVATAREALQRLERDGVEDPDTLRASWTVAAVAGDSPKAMKTLETLHAKGFAPGQAIGPRMRQLELVGEPASNQVVTTEQGLGVPLFERRGRVLVIDFWSHGRMPEPAEVQALRELYASYGKQALVQFLGINSDGPAQLEVAQNFARENGYEWPQHYERTTSEAPLTTRLFRVADPPWVVLIDQFGNIRAVRAARDPVFEYALRAALAEARGDYRPVLPITRAGRQAGMAQPATPPAMRGNPRPDPPPGQDKGSLPRSDEAKKMMDEARLFAKTGKKSEARRILRELIEKYPGTYEAVEAAEWLEYL from the coding sequence ATGCGTAAGCACACACGTTGGTGGAGCCGCGCGCTGATCGTGTTCGTGGGGTGGTTCGCGGGCGGAGCGTACGCCGCGCCGCCGACGGCCGAGCAGCTCGAACAACTCGGCAAGCTCTTTGAGCGGATCGGCTCCGGGCGCGGGACGGTGTCCCTCGAGGACGGGCGGGCGGCGTTGGAGCAGGTGCAGCGGCTGGACCTGTCTGTCGATGAGCTCTCGGTCGCGGAGCGTTCCCGGCTGCTGCGGGTACACATTTACGCCGCGCTCGCGGTGGGCGATGTCGCCACGGCGCGGGAGGCGCTCCAGCGACTGGAACGGGACGGCGTGGAAGACCCCGATACGCTGCGAGCAAGCTGGACGGTGGCGGCGGTGGCGGGTGATAGCCCGAAAGCGATGAAGACACTCGAGACGCTGCATGCGAAGGGCTTTGCACCCGGGCAGGCCATCGGTCCGCGCATGCGGCAACTGGAGCTGGTGGGGGAACCGGCTTCCAACCAGGTGGTGACCACGGAGCAAGGGCTCGGGGTGCCGCTGTTCGAGCGGCGCGGCCGCGTACTGGTGATCGACTTCTGGTCACACGGACGCATGCCGGAACCCGCAGAGGTGCAGGCACTGCGGGAACTCTATGCATCCTACGGCAAGCAGGCGTTGGTCCAGTTTCTCGGGATCAATTCCGATGGCCCCGCGCAGCTTGAGGTTGCGCAGAACTTCGCACGGGAGAATGGGTACGAGTGGCCGCAACACTACGAGCGGACCACGAGCGAGGCGCCGCTGACGACGCGTCTGTTCCGGGTGGCGGATCCACCGTGGGTGGTTCTGATCGATCAGTTCGGTAACATCCGGGCGGTGCGGGCAGCGCGCGATCCGGTGTTCGAGTACGCACTGCGGGCGGCGCTCGCGGAAGCGCGCGGCGACTATCGTCCGGTACTGCCGATCACACGTGCGGGACGGCAGGCGGGGATGGCGCAACCAGCCACTCCACCCGCAATGCGCGGGAATCCACGGCCGGACCCTCCGCCGGGACAGGACAAAGGTAGTCTGCCGCGTAGCGACGAGGCGAAGAAGATGATGGACGAGGCGCGGCTGTTCGCGAAGACCGGCAAGAAGTCTGAGGCGCGCCGGATCTTGCGGGAGCTGATCGAGAAGTACCCTGGAACGTACGAAGCGGTCGAAGCGGCCGAGTGGTTGGAATATCTTTGA
- a CDS encoding RNA methyltransferase — protein MLARIRIVLVSPSGSANVGAVCRAMANMGLSDLVLTAPRCDPRDATAVAYAKHGVGLLHTARVVPDLSAALADCVRTFATSSKLGLYRRQAAVTPAEAAVEALTQAVQGPVALVFGREDYGLRNEELLQFDRVVTIPADASYPVLNLAAAVMLLCYEVRLAWLRAEGQALLPMAIDPGVATHARKEIMFAKLFDALDGIGFFFGQNPDHLKFALRHLLGRVDLGVNEADILLGMARQIRWYKDHHPDRRDPAPQEA, from the coding sequence ATGCTTGCCCGCATCCGGATCGTGCTAGTTTCGCCCAGTGGCTCTGCGAATGTGGGGGCGGTCTGCCGCGCGATGGCGAACATGGGGCTCTCAGACCTGGTGCTGACCGCGCCGCGCTGCGACCCGCGCGATGCGACGGCAGTGGCGTACGCGAAGCACGGGGTAGGTCTGCTTCACACCGCCCGGGTGGTCCCGGATCTTTCTGCGGCGCTGGCGGATTGCGTGCGGACATTCGCGACTTCGTCGAAGCTCGGGCTTTATCGCCGACAGGCCGCCGTAACCCCGGCGGAAGCGGCGGTCGAGGCGCTGACACAGGCGGTGCAGGGTCCGGTTGCCCTGGTGTTCGGGCGTGAGGACTATGGGCTGCGGAACGAGGAATTGCTGCAGTTCGATCGGGTTGTAACCATCCCAGCGGACGCATCGTACCCGGTGCTGAACCTGGCGGCGGCGGTCATGCTGCTTTGCTATGAGGTGCGGCTGGCCTGGCTGCGGGCCGAGGGGCAGGCACTACTGCCGATGGCGATCGACCCGGGCGTGGCGACGCACGCGCGCAAGGAGATCATGTTCGCGAAGCTGTTCGATGCGCTCGACGGGATCGGGTTCTTCTTCGGGCAGAATCCGGATCATCTCAAGTTTGCGCTGCGACACCTGCTGGGGCGCGTGGATCTGGGCGTGAACGAGGCGGACATTCTGCTGGGGATGGCGCGGCAGATACGGTGGTACAAGGATCATCACCCCGACCGGCGTGATCCTGCCCCGCAGGAAGCGTGA
- the rsmG gene encoding 16S rRNA (guanine(527)-N(7))-methyltransferase RsmG, with protein sequence MADARVTHDELTAAGFVVAPAAYARLAAFVRALQAANERTNLVATSDRSELWRRHVCDSLALLPLMAERRPNLLLDLGTGGGLPGVPLACAAPGLEVVLVDSVGRKLARVRELVAALGLVQVRVVPGRAEVLAHAPEWREVFDAVTARAVAPLPVLLEYVAGFVRVGGVCWLFKSAGGASEETTSAVAAAARCGLVLRPAYEYRLPGEQPARVMVTYEKVARLAADLPRAPGRARKKPL encoded by the coding sequence GTGGCGGATGCACGAGTGACCCACGATGAGTTGACTGCGGCCGGATTCGTAGTCGCACCGGCGGCCTATGCGCGTTTGGCGGCTTTCGTTCGAGCGCTGCAAGCCGCGAACGAGCGCACCAACCTGGTGGCGACCTCGGACCGGAGTGAGCTCTGGCGGCGGCACGTCTGCGACAGTCTCGCGTTGCTGCCGCTCATGGCAGAACGTCGGCCCAACCTGCTGCTCGACTTGGGAACCGGGGGCGGATTGCCGGGAGTACCGCTGGCTTGCGCGGCCCCGGGTCTGGAGGTCGTGCTCGTCGACAGTGTCGGCCGGAAGCTGGCGCGCGTGCGGGAACTCGTTGCGGCCCTGGGGCTGGTGCAGGTCCGGGTAGTACCGGGGCGGGCGGAGGTCCTGGCGCATGCGCCGGAGTGGCGTGAGGTCTTCGATGCGGTGACTGCGCGGGCCGTCGCGCCCTTGCCCGTTCTGCTGGAATACGTGGCCGGTTTCGTCCGCGTCGGCGGGGTGTGCTGGCTATTCAAGTCGGCGGGCGGGGCTTCAGAGGAGACCACGTCAGCCGTGGCCGCGGCCGCGCGTTGTGGACTGGTGCTGCGGCCGGCCTACGAGTACCGCTTGCCGGGGGAGCAGCCGGCGCGCGTCATGGTGACCTATGAGAAAGTGGCGCGCTTGGCGGCGGACCTGCCGCGGGCGCCGGGGCGGGCGCGGAAGAAACCGCTTTGA
- a CDS encoding PEP-CTERM sorting domain-containing protein (PEP-CTERM proteins occur, often in large numbers, in the proteomes of bacteria that also encode an exosortase, a predicted intramembrane cysteine proteinase. The presence of a PEP-CTERM domain at a protein's C-terminus predicts cleavage within the sorting domain, followed by covalent anchoring to some some component of the (usually Gram-negative) cell surface. Many PEP-CTERM proteins exhibit an unusual sequence composition that includes large numbers of potential glycosylation sites. Expression of one such protein has been shown restore the ability of a bacterium to form floc, a type of biofilm.), whose translation MKASLILTTLALGALVTHGATLTTTHYGSFAQVEPVLQFAPPFDFEARGASETLRIATLANGTAEVELPKTPNPWQNGLPHAFRVTYDANTQRAGLIFDTVFSSSTEVTLRPETNALLITAFTSVPGGSVQLNNLQLLSGLSVYGISTSAVADDNQGFDLVLLFTDLPLTQSWALGGQVTFAWPGDLPLDNQQWFSVSPAVVPEPATGVLLLGGLLLGLRRAR comes from the coding sequence ATGAAAGCATCGCTGATATTGACAACCCTTGCGCTGGGTGCCCTGGTCACTCACGGGGCGACGCTTACGACAACGCATTACGGTTCCTTTGCCCAGGTAGAGCCCGTGCTGCAGTTCGCGCCGCCTTTTGATTTCGAAGCGCGCGGTGCCTCGGAGACGTTGCGGATCGCCACTCTTGCTAATGGCACTGCCGAGGTCGAACTCCCGAAAACCCCCAATCCTTGGCAGAACGGTTTGCCGCACGCCTTCCGTGTGACATATGACGCGAATACGCAGCGGGCCGGTTTGATTTTCGACACCGTCTTCTCGTCGAGCACCGAGGTGACGTTGCGGCCCGAAACCAACGCGTTGCTCATCACGGCGTTCACGAGTGTGCCCGGCGGCAGCGTGCAGCTCAACAATCTGCAGTTGCTCAGTGGCCTGAGTGTCTATGGGATCAGCACGTCCGCGGTGGCGGACGACAATCAAGGATTCGACCTCGTGCTGCTGTTCACGGATCTGCCGCTCACGCAGAGCTGGGCGCTCGGTGGCCAGGTGACCTTCGCCTGGCCGGGTGATCTCCCGCTTGACAACCAGCAGTGGTTCTCCGTGTCACCAGCCGTCGTGCCTGAGCCCGCCACCGGTGTACTTTTGCTGGGTGGCTTGCTGCTTGGGTTGCGGCGCGCCAGGTAG
- a CDS encoding (2Fe-2S)-binding protein, whose translation MSQTRCECRQLSFVGLRSYARRHGITDLDELIRRTGCCTGCGTCRPHLVAFLATGELQYGEVRFRIPDVDVPLPGE comes from the coding sequence ATGAGTCAGACCCGATGCGAATGTCGGCAGCTTAGTTTCGTGGGACTGCGCAGCTATGCGCGGCGGCACGGGATTACCGACCTCGACGAACTGATCCGTCGCACGGGCTGTTGCACGGGCTGTGGTACGTGTCGCCCGCACCTGGTCGCGTTCCTCGCGACGGGCGAGTTGCAGTACGGCGAAGTGCGTTTCCGAATACCGGACGTCGATGTGCCACTGCCGGGGGAGTGA
- a CDS encoding alpha/beta hydrolase, translating to MLPERKRLRFTGSTGHEIAARLDLPTGTPRAFVLFAHCFTCTKDLKAVNWIARELVDRRMALFRFDFTGLGESAGDFAETGFTSNLADLLAATNYLRTQYRAPALLVGHSLGGTAVLAVAGQVPECVGVATIAAPSETAHLIEFLSRQTPPGFGPEDIAQVDVMGRPVRIKGQLLDDLRQHDVAAAVRGLDRPLLIMHSPDDEVVDIAHAQRLFELARHPKSFIALEGADHLLIARETDARYVAAVLATWAEHYLSRATGHGGSTGNRGL from the coding sequence ATGCTGCCCGAGCGAAAGCGCCTGCGGTTTACCGGCTCGACGGGACACGAAATTGCAGCCCGGCTGGACCTGCCCACGGGCACGCCGCGGGCGTTCGTGCTGTTTGCGCACTGCTTCACCTGCACGAAGGACCTGAAGGCGGTGAACTGGATTGCGCGGGAACTGGTCGACCGCCGTATGGCGCTATTTCGCTTTGATTTCACCGGGCTCGGTGAAAGTGCGGGTGATTTTGCCGAAACCGGTTTTACCTCGAACCTGGCGGACCTGCTGGCCGCGACGAACTACCTGCGCACACAGTATCGGGCGCCGGCGCTGCTGGTGGGCCACAGCTTGGGGGGTACGGCGGTGCTGGCAGTCGCAGGCCAGGTACCCGAATGTGTGGGCGTGGCGACGATTGCGGCACCGAGTGAAACCGCCCACTTGATTGAATTTCTGTCACGGCAAACTCCGCCCGGTTTCGGGCCGGAAGATATTGCCCAAGTGGACGTGATGGGGCGGCCGGTACGGATCAAGGGGCAGTTGCTCGACGATCTGCGGCAGCATGATGTTGCCGCAGCCGTGCGGGGATTGGACCGTCCTCTGCTGATCATGCACTCTCCGGACGATGAGGTCGTGGATATCGCGCACGCGCAGCGTTTGTTCGAGTTGGCGCGGCATCCGAAGAGTTTCATCGCCCTGGAGGGTGCCGATCACTTGTTGATTGCACGGGAAACAGACGCTCGATACGTGGCCGCGGTGCTTGCGACGTGGGCGGAACATTACCTCTCCCGTGCGACGGGTCACGGCGGGTCAACTGGAAATCGTGGGCTGTAG
- a CDS encoding NCS2 family permease, whose product MTTATMQRPPLWTRGDLDGFFGLMVDNLAQVLLIVALAGSTAFAGLPPEIIFGRILPGVALSLLLGNLFYAWQARRSARRWGNPACTALPYGINTPSVIAYIYFVMRPVYQETQDPELTWAVGLLACLVSGLIEFAGAFCAERLRRVTPRAALLGVLAAVGITFIAADFAFRIYAYPLIGVTPLAILLLAYFGRFHFPGRLPGGLIAVVFGTGVAWLLVALEHSAVPGTGNGGWLAAPAALRPEAIVTALHEVRWTPPVFSGQAVWTLLLERPDLLLRFLAVSVPMGLLNLLGSLQNIESAEAAGDRFATAPALAMNGIGSIAAGLFGSCFPTTIYIGHPGWKALGARSSYSVLNGLFFTMAFLFGLGGLLVSVVPVEAGAAIVMYIGIIITAQAFQTTPREHAPAVALAFFPAMAALLLITLDNFTFALGATTTFAELLRADPAPYQAGLLRGLLAIRGANEAWIIVTLILAALATELIRQRFRAAAAWCFVAAGLTGLGLLHAYRLVGNELHALFVWDQVEAGAAQVVLERGYAFALSYALAGALFLWIGLYARRASASAVETS is encoded by the coding sequence ATGACGACGGCCACCATGCAGCGCCCCCCGCTCTGGACCCGGGGTGATCTCGATGGATTCTTCGGCCTGATGGTGGATAACCTCGCGCAGGTGCTGCTGATCGTCGCCCTGGCCGGGTCCACCGCCTTCGCCGGTCTCCCACCGGAGATCATCTTTGGGCGGATTCTGCCCGGCGTCGCGCTCAGTCTGTTGCTGGGGAACCTGTTCTATGCGTGGCAGGCCCGGCGCAGCGCCCGGCGCTGGGGCAATCCGGCCTGCACCGCACTGCCCTACGGCATCAACACCCCGTCGGTCATCGCCTACATCTACTTCGTCATGCGTCCGGTCTACCAGGAAACCCAGGACCCGGAGTTGACGTGGGCCGTAGGCCTGTTGGCCTGCCTTGTCAGTGGGTTGATCGAGTTCGCCGGGGCTTTCTGTGCCGAACGGTTGCGCCGCGTGACGCCGCGGGCAGCGCTGCTCGGCGTGCTGGCGGCCGTGGGCATCACGTTCATTGCGGCCGACTTTGCGTTTCGCATCTACGCCTATCCGCTTATCGGTGTGACTCCGCTGGCGATCCTGCTGCTGGCCTACTTCGGACGTTTTCATTTTCCCGGCCGGCTGCCCGGCGGGCTGATCGCGGTGGTGTTCGGTACGGGAGTCGCGTGGCTGCTGGTGGCGCTGGAACATAGCGCGGTGCCGGGGACCGGCAACGGCGGTTGGCTCGCTGCGCCCGCGGCGCTGCGCCCGGAAGCCATCGTGACAGCGCTGCACGAGGTACGCTGGACACCGCCCGTGTTCAGCGGCCAGGCCGTGTGGACGCTCTTGCTCGAACGGCCCGACCTGCTGCTGCGGTTCCTGGCGGTTTCGGTGCCGATGGGATTGTTGAACCTCCTGGGTTCGCTGCAGAACATCGAGTCGGCCGAAGCCGCCGGTGACCGTTTCGCGACGGCCCCGGCCCTGGCCATGAACGGAATCGGCAGTATCGCGGCCGGCCTGTTCGGGTCGTGTTTTCCGACAACGATCTACATCGGTCATCCGGGCTGGAAGGCGCTTGGGGCGCGCAGCAGTTATTCCGTGTTGAACGGCCTGTTCTTCACCATGGCGTTCCTGTTCGGGCTCGGCGGGCTGCTGGTGAGTGTCGTACCGGTTGAGGCGGGTGCGGCCATCGTGATGTATATCGGCATCATCATCACGGCGCAGGCCTTTCAGACGACGCCGCGAGAGCATGCCCCCGCGGTGGCGCTCGCCTTTTTCCCGGCCATGGCGGCGCTGTTACTCATTACCCTGGACAACTTCACCTTCGCGCTCGGAGCCACGACGACATTCGCCGAATTGCTGCGTGCGGACCCGGCGCCGTACCAGGCCGGTCTGCTGCGGGGGTTGCTCGCGATCCGCGGTGCCAACGAGGCCTGGATCATCGTCACCCTGATTCTCGCAGCCCTGGCGACGGAATTGATCCGGCAACGCTTTCGTGCCGCGGCGGCGTGGTGTTTTGTGGCGGCGGGGCTGACGGGTCTGGGGCTGCTGCACGCGTATCGGCTCGTGGGGAACGAGTTGCATGCGCTTTTCGTGTGGGATCAGGTCGAAGCGGGGGCGGCGCAGGTTGTGCTCGAGCGGGGGTATGCGTTCGCATTGTCGTACGCCCTTGCCGGGGCGCTGTTCCTCTGGATCGGGCTCTACGCGCGGCGGGCGTCGGCGTCGGCCGTCGAAACTTCGTAG
- a CDS encoding DUF2203 domain-containing protein has product MGPFETIAASDEGRALSAGNFTLSRANRALVLVRRVVTDIITDYGTLGELRRERDDCGDNPSNRERLEELDSQIDQLVARLDARNRELLSIGAVLKDWRSGLVDFPAQYQGRRVWLCWRLGEDTITHWHELHEGVTGRRPIETGDFD; this is encoded by the coding sequence ATGGGACCGTTTGAAACCATCGCCGCGTCGGATGAAGGCCGGGCGCTGTCGGCCGGCAACTTCACCCTGAGCCGCGCGAATCGCGCCCTGGTGTTGGTGCGCCGTGTCGTCACCGACATCATCACCGACTATGGCACCCTGGGAGAGTTGCGACGCGAACGCGACGACTGTGGCGACAATCCAAGCAACCGCGAACGTCTCGAAGAGCTCGACAGCCAAATCGACCAGCTCGTGGCACGGCTTGATGCACGCAACCGCGAGTTGCTGTCGATCGGCGCCGTCCTCAAGGACTGGCGCTCCGGGCTCGTTGATTTTCCCGCGCAGTACCAGGGCCGCCGGGTCTGGCTTTGCTGGCGCCTGGGCGAAGACACCATCACCCACTGGCACGAGTTGCACGAGGGCGTAACGGGTCGCCGCCCGATCGAAACAGGTGACTTCGACTGA
- the rpiB gene encoding ribose 5-phosphate isomerase B: MKIAVGSDHRGFEAKERIKALLQSMGLQVADFGTHDEQPCDYPDAGLAVAQAVSELRADRGVLFCGSGIGMSISANKVHGVRAALCHDELTAQMSRRHNDANVLCLPADLVGDALMQGIVRVWIETEFEGGRHARRVEKIRRFEENHHPTNQAARPCDPAESAPT, from the coding sequence ATGAAGATCGCAGTTGGTAGCGACCACCGCGGCTTCGAGGCCAAGGAGCGTATCAAGGCCCTGCTGCAAAGCATGGGCCTGCAGGTCGCAGACTTCGGTACGCACGATGAGCAGCCCTGCGACTATCCCGATGCGGGGCTAGCGGTGGCGCAGGCCGTCTCTGAACTGCGAGCCGACCGCGGAGTGCTCTTCTGCGGCAGCGGCATCGGCATGTCGATCTCGGCCAACAAGGTGCATGGTGTGCGGGCGGCGCTGTGCCACGATGAACTGACTGCGCAGATGTCACGGCGCCACAATGACGCCAATGTGCTCTGCCTGCCGGCGGATCTTGTGGGGGATGCACTGATGCAGGGGATTGTGCGCGTCTGGATTGAGACGGAGTTCGAGGGTGGGCGGCATGCCAGGCGCGTGGAGAAGATTCGCCGTTTCGAGGAGAATCACCATCCGACGAACCAAGCCGCACGCCCGTGTGATCCGGCGGAGTCAGCGCCGACGTAG